The proteins below are encoded in one region of Zavarzinella sp.:
- a CDS encoding aldolase/citrate lyase family protein has translation MRKNSVKMALKAGQPSVGTWLSLGNIIAGRFLARTGFAWLTVDIEHNLYSMETATHLFGAIADAGCVALARVPSNRHDHIKRVLDNGAHGVVVPMVNTRQEAQEAVAACLYPPKGNRSVGGSVHALNFGATPAQYYAHADEEILIILQCEHIDAVNNFDEVYGVPGIDAIFVGPNDLMASMRDPQGVPPPADRFESTLQAILAGCKRLKIAAGIHTFSIEDAQRRINEGWQFVAVNSELKMMMESAGKIVDGLGLQSGGDLAKY, from the coding sequence ATGCGAAAAAACTCTGTGAAAATGGCACTGAAAGCGGGCCAGCCTTCCGTGGGCACCTGGCTGTCTCTGGGGAATATCATCGCGGGGCGTTTTCTGGCACGCACCGGCTTTGCGTGGCTGACCGTCGATATTGAACACAACTTGTACAGCATGGAAACCGCCACCCACCTGTTCGGTGCCATTGCCGATGCGGGGTGCGTGGCACTGGCACGCGTGCCTTCCAATCGCCACGACCATATCAAGCGGGTGCTGGATAATGGTGCCCACGGCGTAGTGGTGCCGATGGTGAATACTCGCCAGGAAGCACAGGAGGCCGTTGCTGCGTGCCTTTATCCCCCAAAAGGGAACCGAAGCGTGGGTGGCAGTGTGCACGCACTGAACTTTGGTGCCACACCAGCACAATATTATGCTCACGCAGATGAGGAAATTCTCATTATTTTACAATGCGAGCACATCGATGCGGTGAACAATTTCGACGAAGTCTATGGCGTGCCTGGGATTGATGCGATTTTTGTGGGGCCGAACGATCTGATGGCCAGCATGCGAGATCCCCAAGGTGTTCCCCCACCGGCAGATCGGTTTGAAAGCACCCTGCAGGCGATTCTGGCGGGGTGCAAACGCCTGAAGATCGCTGCAGGCATCCACACATTCAGCATTGAAGATGCCCAGCGTCGCATCAACGAGGGCTGGCAGTTTGTGGCGGTCAACAGCGAATTAAAGATGATGATGGAATCGGCAGGGAAAATTGTCGATGGCCTCGGCCTGCAATCAGGTGGGGATCTGGCAAAATATTAA
- a CDS encoding YbjN domain-containing protein codes for MSIFSDLLDYMEQEKWVYEIVEGKELLRFHFKSGKARVTCFAEADEAKQWLIFYTLSPVVTPTDQLDRMAEFITRANYGLRMGNFELDFSDGEVRFKSSIDIEGGELTHKMIDNLLRSNLTAMNRYFDGMMRTIYTEAAVEEIIRDVEAKRGSSANVEPDRLTDQTDDDDDLDED; via the coding sequence ATGAGTATTTTTTCAGATTTATTGGACTACATGGAACAAGAGAAATGGGTATATGAGATCGTGGAAGGGAAAGAGTTGCTGCGATTCCACTTCAAAAGTGGCAAAGCGCGGGTAACCTGTTTTGCCGAAGCGGATGAAGCCAAACAGTGGCTGATTTTCTATACCCTTTCCCCCGTTGTCACGCCCACCGATCAGTTAGACCGGATGGCAGAATTTATTACCCGTGCCAATTATGGGCTGCGGATGGGGAACTTTGAACTCGATTTCAGTGATGGCGAGGTGCGATTCAAATCCAGCATCGACATCGAAGGTGGGGAATTAACCCACAAGATGATTGATAATCTGCTGCGGTCGAACCTCACCGCGATGAACCGCTATTTTGATGGTATGATGCGGACCATTTATACAGAAGCAGCGGTAGAAGAGATCATCCGCGACGTGGAAGCGAAACGTGGGAGTTCTGCCAACGTGGAACCCGATCGGCTGACCGACCAGACCGATGATGACGATGATCTGGATGAAGATTAG